A single region of the Paraburkholderia sp. SOS3 genome encodes:
- a CDS encoding polysaccharide deacetylase family protein — translation MNLLPNERLAYSPIVERSKLALPDGARLAVWVIVNIEEWNPRETMPRTVLTPPAGGSPTPDVPNWAWHEYGNRVAFWRMLDVFDTLGIRAALAINGSAIHSYEPISRAALERGWEFMGHGFSQKNMQKVEDERADIRKTSEAIRAFTGQAPRGWLGPGLTETWETPDILVEEGYDYVCDWVLDDQPLYLKTRTKPIVSVPYTQECNDVAMMLIQHHAAAEYRDRAIDQFEQLYADAHKEPRVMALVVHPYIMGVPHRMRYFREALAHINARPGVVFTTGSAICDAFVASAPQPG, via the coding sequence ATGAACCTGTTACCGAACGAACGTCTCGCGTATTCGCCGATCGTCGAGCGGTCGAAGCTCGCGTTGCCGGACGGCGCGCGGCTCGCCGTGTGGGTGATCGTCAACATCGAGGAATGGAATCCGCGCGAAACGATGCCGCGCACGGTGCTGACGCCGCCTGCCGGCGGCTCGCCGACACCGGACGTGCCGAACTGGGCATGGCACGAATACGGCAATCGCGTCGCATTCTGGCGCATGCTCGATGTGTTCGATACGCTCGGCATTCGGGCCGCCCTCGCGATCAACGGTTCGGCGATCCATAGCTACGAGCCGATTTCGCGCGCGGCGCTCGAGCGCGGCTGGGAGTTCATGGGTCATGGCTTCAGCCAGAAAAACATGCAGAAGGTCGAAGACGAGCGCGCCGATATTCGCAAGACCTCCGAAGCGATCCGCGCATTCACGGGACAGGCGCCGCGCGGCTGGCTCGGGCCGGGGCTGACCGAAACATGGGAGACGCCGGACATCCTCGTCGAGGAGGGCTACGACTACGTATGCGACTGGGTGCTCGACGACCAGCCGCTGTATCTGAAGACGCGCACGAAGCCGATCGTCAGCGTGCCGTACACGCAGGAGTGCAACGACGTCGCCATGATGCTGATCCAGCACCATGCCGCGGCCGAGTATCGCGATCGCGCGATCGATCAGTTCGAACAGCTTTACGCGGATGCGCACAAAGAGCCGCGCGTGATGGCGCTCGTCGTGCATCCCTACATCATGGGCGTGCCGCACCGGATGCGCTATTTCCGCGAAGCGCTTGCGCACATCAACGCACGGCCGGGCGTTGTCTTCACGACCGGCAGTGCGATCTGCGATGCGTTCGTCGCGTCGGCGCCGCAACCGGGCTAA
- a CDS encoding MFS transporter, with the protein MNSPLSRPAQQAGLRPSGSTLAAVAMFVVLLASYSINAMDRQIFPLLAADVRHEYGFGLAQIGLLSTIFTLGMALAGAPTGFLLARLSRRSATIVGIAIFSIGTVLTASAHGFAEMLLYRAATGIGEAMQLTVIIAIGTSYFTRFRSTAVGAVNFSFGVGAIIGPVAGAGLLAMRHEWRFPMIVFGLLGFAAIVLILIAVRPWFSETRTAERHDDAGIATAHTLWNRNTVLLTVLSLIGGLIIYGYLGMYPTFLREHLGFTPAMTGRVMSAYGFGVFASIAGGWIGDRLSARKVLVVSFLIAALLGYGLFYAATTLFAQALLSFVWGLVVSGVIYVNLAGYHIRSVSGHLNNKASGVFVSSLYGSASIAGYTIGWLATSSGWSTAGLEQISLLAFIGALLALALQPSRMALPASRARETAPLTAK; encoded by the coding sequence ATGAATAGTCCTCTTTCGCGGCCTGCGCAGCAGGCAGGGTTGCGTCCGTCCGGTTCGACGTTGGCCGCTGTTGCGATGTTCGTCGTGCTGCTCGCGTCGTACTCGATCAACGCGATGGATCGCCAGATTTTTCCGCTGCTTGCGGCCGACGTGCGCCACGAGTATGGCTTCGGGCTTGCGCAGATCGGCTTGCTGTCGACGATCTTCACGCTCGGCATGGCCCTCGCCGGCGCGCCGACCGGCTTCCTGCTCGCCCGGCTGTCGCGCAGAAGCGCGACGATCGTGGGCATTGCGATTTTCTCGATCGGGACCGTGCTGACCGCGAGTGCGCACGGTTTCGCCGAAATGCTGCTGTACCGGGCCGCGACCGGCATCGGCGAAGCCATGCAGTTGACGGTGATCATCGCGATCGGGACCAGCTACTTCACTCGTTTTCGTTCGACTGCGGTGGGCGCGGTGAATTTCTCGTTCGGCGTCGGCGCGATTATCGGGCCGGTGGCCGGCGCTGGCCTTCTCGCGATGAGACACGAGTGGCGGTTCCCGATGATCGTGTTCGGGCTGCTGGGCTTCGCGGCAATCGTGCTGATCCTGATTGCGGTGCGGCCGTGGTTCAGCGAGACACGCACAGCTGAGCGCCACGACGATGCAGGAATTGCCACCGCGCATACGCTGTGGAATCGCAACACCGTGCTGCTCACCGTGCTGAGTCTGATCGGCGGGCTGATCATCTATGGCTATCTCGGGATGTATCCGACTTTCCTGCGTGAACATCTTGGCTTTACGCCGGCGATGACCGGCCGCGTGATGAGCGCCTACGGGTTCGGTGTGTTCGCATCGATCGCGGGCGGCTGGATAGGCGACCGCCTTTCGGCGCGCAAGGTACTCGTCGTGAGCTTTCTGATCGCGGCTTTGCTTGGCTACGGACTCTTCTATGCGGCCACCACGCTCTTCGCACAAGCGTTGCTGTCGTTTGTCTGGGGGCTCGTGGTGAGCGGCGTGATCTACGTGAATCTGGCCGGTTATCACATTCGCTCGGTCAGCGGCCATCTGAATAACAAGGCGTCGGGTGTATTCGTGTCGAGCCTGTACGGATCGGCGTCGATCGCCGGCTACACCATCGGCTGGCTTGCGACGTCCAGCGGGTGGTCGACCGCCGGACTCGAACAGATTTCACTGCTGGCTTTTATCGGCGCGTTGCTTGCGCTTGCGCTGCAACCGTCGCGCATGGCGTTGCCCGCCAGCCGCGCGAGGGAAACCGCGCCGTTGACCGCCAAATAG
- a CDS encoding ABC transporter substrate-binding protein, translating into MKAIGKSWMAAFIAAALIACGISAAPAAQAQQAPKLGDVTVNVFPGGFNWPSYVAEDKGFFEQHGIHVVLQGTTGSVNQMTDLSQGRFDIAMTAIDNIVAYVEGEGEAPIGPQPDFVAVMGSDSSFLSLVAAPDIKSYADLRGKTLSVDARTTGYAFVLYDMLARKGLQPDDYTIETAGGMVQRWAALQQHKQVATLLSTPFNILARNDGFNQIATATDVIGPYQGNVAATRRSWARKNKAKVVAFIRAYVEAIDWLYDPKNHDEAIAILRKNVPQMTPALAATTYGELLDPQAGFFRKGRMNVAGIRTVLALRSRYATPHKKLTDPSKYYDPTYYRAAMR; encoded by the coding sequence ATGAAAGCAATTGGAAAATCATGGATGGCGGCATTCATCGCCGCGGCACTGATCGCATGCGGCATCAGCGCGGCGCCGGCCGCGCAGGCGCAGCAGGCGCCCAAACTGGGCGACGTGACGGTCAATGTGTTTCCCGGCGGCTTCAACTGGCCGAGCTACGTGGCCGAAGATAAAGGCTTCTTCGAGCAGCATGGCATTCACGTGGTCCTGCAAGGCACGACCGGTTCGGTCAACCAGATGACCGACCTGTCGCAGGGCCGCTTCGACATTGCGATGACCGCGATCGACAACATCGTCGCGTACGTGGAAGGCGAGGGCGAAGCGCCGATCGGACCGCAGCCGGATTTCGTCGCGGTGATGGGCAGCGACAGCAGTTTCCTTTCCCTCGTGGCGGCGCCGGACATCAAGTCCTATGCGGACCTTCGCGGCAAGACGCTGTCGGTCGACGCGCGCACCACCGGCTACGCGTTCGTGCTGTACGACATGCTGGCCCGCAAAGGCTTGCAACCGGACGACTACACGATCGAGACCGCGGGCGGCATGGTGCAACGCTGGGCGGCGCTACAGCAGCACAAGCAGGTCGCGACGCTGCTGTCCACGCCGTTCAACATCCTTGCGCGCAACGATGGGTTCAACCAGATCGCGACGGCCACCGATGTCATCGGCCCGTATCAGGGCAACGTCGCGGCGACACGCCGTTCGTGGGCGCGCAAGAACAAGGCGAAGGTGGTTGCGTTCATCCGCGCATACGTCGAGGCGATCGACTGGCTGTATGACCCGAAGAACCATGACGAAGCGATCGCGATCCTGCGTAAGAACGTGCCGCAGATGACGCCCGCCCTCGCTGCGACCACCTATGGCGAGTTGCTCGATCCGCAGGCGGGATTCTTCCGGAAAGGCCGGATGAACGTTGCCGGCATTCGCACGGTGCTTGCGCTGCGCAGTCGCTACGCGACGCCCCATAAAAAGTTGACGGACCCTTCGAAGTACTACGACCCGACCTACTACCGTGCCGCGATGCGCTGA
- a CDS encoding GntR family transcriptional regulator: MIEKAAAATLSGELAERIRQDLLDGVLAPGSRINEVSLSRELAVSRTPLRSALQMLAGEGLLTYTPNRGFTVRAFPLSEIVDAYEMRALAEGLAARLAAERGLSADACVQLENALTRGDEILAGDAEPNEQRANYAEVNEVFHSVIHQAASSRLVSDVLRVCQQIPQASTHNILAFEIDDIRERHRFHHRIYDAILAREPREAETLMRQHVVSVKTSLIRATSRHLNTAQNEGASAGKRKATTK, from the coding sequence ATGATCGAAAAAGCCGCTGCCGCCACGCTGTCGGGCGAACTCGCCGAACGCATACGCCAGGATCTGCTCGATGGCGTGCTTGCGCCGGGATCGCGTATCAACGAGGTTTCGCTAAGCCGGGAACTGGCGGTGTCGCGCACGCCGCTGAGGTCGGCGCTGCAGATGCTTGCAGGCGAAGGCCTGCTGACCTACACGCCCAATCGAGGCTTCACGGTGCGCGCCTTTCCGTTATCGGAAATCGTCGACGCTTATGAAATGCGCGCCCTTGCGGAAGGTCTCGCCGCGCGGCTCGCGGCCGAGCGCGGCCTATCGGCCGACGCCTGCGTGCAGCTGGAAAATGCGCTTACGCGCGGCGATGAAATTCTTGCGGGCGACGCGGAGCCGAACGAGCAGCGCGCGAACTACGCGGAGGTCAACGAGGTCTTCCACTCGGTGATTCATCAGGCGGCCAGTTCGCGGCTAGTGTCCGATGTGTTGCGCGTGTGCCAGCAGATTCCGCAAGCTTCGACGCACAACATACTTGCGTTCGAGATCGACGACATTCGCGAGCGGCATCGGTTTCACCACCGCATTTACGATGCGATTCTCGCGCGCGAACCACGCGAGGCGGAGACGCTGATGCGGCAGCACGTGGTGAGCGTGAAGACATCGTTGATTCGCGCGACGAGCCGGCATTTGAATACGGCTCAAAATGAAGGCGCAAGCGCGGGTAAAAGAAAAGCGACAACGAAGTAG
- a CDS encoding right-handed parallel beta-helix repeat-containing protein: MLAFLALVLCTPCAAMDVVVTPAATNARESGQTPAPNPVTLTSPNLGLRDALSVLNRNKGFAGSNIDSLNFVLAAGTYRLSAPLVVSPDPTWSSTPITITGPTSGRAIITGGKLLSGFTPVTDAASLARLPSAARGNVVVASLSNNGITDLGTEQRHGYNIPITPAPLEIFFRDAPMTVARWPNTGFAKIQSLPDGPTGLTFTVSGGHPSAWQHEPNLEAMGYWARDWADTTLPVTSVNPSSGVLTLQAPAPEFGLLQGQRVVIENALSELDQPGEYYVDKATARVFLWPPFPMMSGDVQASVVDTLLTVNNAVNLTISNLVFDIARGDGIDLNGGGHIVVQNTTLSNMGGRGAFSNAGSSGFDSIKLAHTGEGGIVIVTGNRTTLAPGNAFVDNSDLHDFARRSHAYRPAVNVAGVGNRVSGNTIYSGPHAAILFTGNNHVISDNEIYDVVTETADSGAIYTGRDWTTRGTVIEDNFIHDIGTTTLPDATVGVYLDDEASGTIIRRNVFSRVNQAVFIGGGRDNVVEDNLFANSSPALHVDSRGLSWQNPDAVNPNGIFQTELRAVPYDQPPYSTQYPTLPNILQNHLGAPVGNVFDRNIVINGSPTDIDAGAQPFFVPGQVFDASSVVFTSAIADADRKTFSDFTISPSSPAIAAGFTPSLFGTAAAAPPPPVAASSTNQP, from the coding sequence ATGCTGGCGTTTCTCGCGCTCGTTCTGTGCACGCCGTGCGCGGCAATGGACGTCGTGGTGACCCCCGCGGCAACGAATGCCCGCGAAAGCGGCCAGACGCCCGCACCGAATCCAGTCACACTCACTTCGCCCAACCTGGGCCTGCGCGACGCACTTTCCGTGCTCAACAGGAACAAGGGGTTCGCGGGAAGCAACATCGACAGCCTGAATTTCGTGCTTGCAGCGGGTACTTATCGTCTCAGCGCGCCGCTCGTCGTGTCTCCCGATCCGACGTGGAGCAGCACACCGATCACGATCACAGGCCCGACCAGTGGCCGCGCCATCATCACCGGCGGCAAGCTGCTGTCCGGCTTCACACCCGTCACCGATGCCGCGTCGCTCGCACGGCTACCGTCTGCCGCACGAGGCAACGTAGTCGTTGCAAGTCTCAGCAACAACGGCATCACGGATCTCGGCACGGAACAACGGCACGGCTATAACATCCCGATCACACCGGCTCCGCTCGAGATTTTTTTTCGCGATGCGCCGATGACCGTGGCGCGCTGGCCCAACACCGGCTTCGCCAAGATCCAGTCGTTGCCCGACGGGCCGACGGGCCTTACGTTCACCGTCTCGGGCGGTCATCCCAGCGCATGGCAGCACGAACCGAACCTCGAAGCGATGGGCTACTGGGCGCGGGACTGGGCCGACACGACGCTTCCGGTGACGTCCGTGAATCCTTCGTCGGGCGTGCTCACGCTGCAAGCGCCCGCGCCTGAGTTCGGATTGCTCCAGGGTCAACGCGTGGTGATCGAAAACGCGCTCTCGGAACTCGATCAGCCAGGCGAGTATTACGTGGATAAGGCCACCGCGCGCGTGTTCCTCTGGCCACCGTTTCCGATGATGAGCGGCGATGTGCAGGCGTCCGTCGTCGATACGCTGCTCACCGTGAACAACGCGGTAAATCTTACGATCAGCAACCTTGTGTTCGATATCGCGCGAGGCGACGGCATCGATCTCAACGGCGGCGGCCACATCGTGGTGCAAAACACGACGCTGAGCAACATGGGAGGCCGCGGCGCGTTTTCGAACGCGGGCAGCAGCGGCTTCGACTCGATCAAGCTCGCGCACACGGGCGAGGGCGGCATTGTCATCGTTACCGGCAATCGCACGACGCTTGCGCCAGGCAATGCATTCGTCGACAACAGCGACCTGCATGACTTCGCGCGGCGTTCGCACGCGTACCGCCCCGCGGTCAATGTGGCCGGCGTCGGCAATCGCGTGAGCGGCAACACGATCTACTCGGGTCCGCATGCTGCGATCCTGTTCACCGGCAACAACCACGTGATCTCGGACAACGAGATCTACGACGTCGTCACCGAAACCGCCGACTCCGGCGCCATATATACGGGCCGCGACTGGACCACGCGTGGCACGGTGATCGAAGACAACTTTATCCACGACATCGGCACGACGACACTGCCCGACGCGACGGTCGGCGTTTATCTCGATGACGAGGCAAGCGGCACGATCATCCGGCGCAACGTATTCTCGCGTGTGAACCAGGCGGTGTTCATCGGCGGCGGGCGCGACAACGTCGTCGAAGACAACCTCTTTGCCAACTCGTCGCCGGCGCTCCATGTCGATTCGCGCGGACTGTCATGGCAAAACCCCGATGCCGTCAATCCGAACGGTATATTCCAGACCGAACTGCGCGCGGTGCCCTATGACCAGCCGCCGTACTCGACCCAATATCCGACGCTGCCCAACATTCTGCAGAACCACCTCGGCGCGCCGGTCGGAAACGTATTCGACCGTAACATCGTAATCAACGGAAGCCCAACCGACATCGACGCCGGCGCACAGCCGTTCTTCGTTCCCGGACAGGTGTTCGACGCGAGCAGTGTCGTGTTCACGAGTGCAATCGCTGACGCCGACCGCAAGACTTTCAGCGACTTCACGATTTCGCCGTCATCGCCTGCCATCGCCGCGGGTTTCACGCCTTCGTTGTTCGGTACAGCGGCGGCGGCGCCGCCCCCGCCCGTCGCCGCGAGTTCGACGAATCAACCGTAG
- a CDS encoding fumarylacetoacetate hydrolase family protein yields the protein MTASYAVSLATTVLAIAGETSAFPVRRVYCVGRNYVDHIREMKEGDERDPPFFFQKPSDAVVANGAELAYPPCTEDFQHEIELVVAIGTDGANIPVTEALGHVFGYAVGIDMTRRDRQREMRERMLPWELGKSFDASAPCGPLHPVARVGHIGRGAIALSVNGEVRQKGDLAQMIWNVPEIIANLSTQYELKAGDLIFTGTPAGVGPVVPGDRIEGSVEGLGAIHFTIGSRKS from the coding sequence TTGACTGCTTCGTATGCCGTTTCATTGGCCACCACCGTCCTGGCGATAGCCGGCGAAACCAGCGCATTTCCGGTACGTCGCGTGTACTGCGTCGGCCGCAATTACGTGGACCACATTCGCGAGATGAAGGAGGGCGACGAGCGCGATCCGCCATTCTTTTTCCAGAAGCCGTCCGACGCTGTCGTCGCGAATGGCGCAGAGCTTGCTTACCCGCCGTGCACTGAAGATTTTCAGCATGAGATCGAACTCGTCGTCGCGATCGGCACCGACGGCGCGAACATTCCGGTGACCGAAGCGCTTGGGCACGTGTTCGGCTACGCGGTCGGCATCGACATGACGCGCCGCGATCGCCAGCGCGAAATGCGGGAACGCATGCTGCCGTGGGAGCTCGGCAAGTCGTTTGACGCATCGGCGCCGTGCGGCCCGCTGCATCCGGTCGCACGCGTCGGGCACATCGGGCGCGGCGCCATCGCGCTGTCCGTCAACGGCGAAGTGCGGCAAAAGGGCGACCTCGCGCAGATGATCTGGAACGTGCCGGAGATCATTGCGAATCTGTCGACGCAGTACGAACTGAAGGCGGGAGACCTGATCTTCACCGGCACGCCTGCCGGCGTCGGCCCGGTCGTGCCGGGCGATCGCATCGAAGGCTCGGTCGAAGGGCTCGGCGCCATCCATTTCACAATCGGCTCGAGGAAATCATGA
- a CDS encoding porin, with protein sequence MNRKLPRAFPAVALAVLCWSGHVAAQSSVTLYGDVDAFVGAKKALGGKTAFMLGNGGATASFWGMKGAEDLGGGYQAVFELESYFSVQNGTFGRFAGDGFFSRNAWVGVSAPWGKLVFGQIGPLYWNSTIFYNPFFNSFVFSPAVIHTYVAVNGQGVGGGGGEWSNAVTYSSTFYDGWQLNAQYAFGNAAGEPGQNKWAGQVQYRGASLTANVVYQQIKFNSVPGDFASSVPGLSTQSAVQAGATYVVGIVKLYGQYQYISNAIAGGGYHVNFGELGAAIQAGTGTVLISDGMSKSGGERDEFRNTWSVGYDYPLSRRTLVYAAVLGDHATHFSSGYTVGGGIRTLF encoded by the coding sequence ATGAACAGGAAACTGCCGCGCGCGTTCCCTGCGGTGGCGCTCGCCGTGTTGTGCTGGAGCGGTCACGTTGCGGCTCAGTCCAGCGTGACGTTGTACGGCGACGTCGACGCATTCGTCGGCGCGAAAAAGGCCCTGGGCGGCAAGACCGCCTTCATGTTGGGCAATGGGGGCGCGACCGCGTCGTTCTGGGGCATGAAGGGCGCGGAGGATCTCGGCGGCGGCTACCAGGCGGTGTTCGAACTGGAGAGCTATTTTTCGGTGCAGAACGGCACGTTCGGGCGCTTCGCCGGCGACGGGTTCTTTTCGCGCAATGCGTGGGTCGGCGTCAGCGCGCCGTGGGGCAAGCTCGTGTTCGGTCAGATCGGACCGCTCTACTGGAACTCGACGATCTTCTACAACCCGTTCTTCAATTCGTTCGTGTTCTCGCCGGCCGTGATCCACACCTACGTCGCGGTCAACGGGCAGGGCGTCGGCGGCGGCGGCGGCGAGTGGAGCAATGCCGTGACGTATTCGTCGACGTTCTACGACGGCTGGCAGCTGAACGCGCAGTATGCGTTCGGCAATGCCGCCGGCGAGCCCGGGCAGAACAAGTGGGCGGGGCAGGTGCAGTATCGCGGCGCCTCGCTGACCGCGAACGTCGTCTACCAGCAGATCAAGTTCAACAGCGTGCCGGGCGATTTCGCGTCGAGCGTGCCCGGACTTTCGACGCAGTCGGCGGTGCAGGCGGGCGCGACTTACGTCGTCGGCATCGTCAAGCTATATGGGCAATATCAGTACATCTCGAATGCGATTGCGGGCGGCGGTTATCACGTCAATTTCGGCGAGCTCGGGGCAGCGATCCAGGCAGGCACCGGTACGGTGCTGATATCGGACGGCATGTCGAAGAGCGGTGGCGAGCGCGACGAATTCCGCAACACGTGGTCGGTCGGCTACGACTATCCGCTGTCAAGACGCACGCTTGTCTATGCCGCGGTGCTTGGCGATCACGCTACGCATTTCTCGTCCGGTTATACGGTCGGCGGCGGAATTCGCACGCTGTTCTAG
- a CDS encoding MFS transporter codes for MIPAIAAYEPGRQLLPFRESLLAMLGIAFVAMLVALDQTIVGTALPRIVADLKGFDLYAWVATSYMLASVITIPIFGRLGDLFGRKPFLIAAISLFTGASVLCGIASNMLFLVIARGLQGIGGGILIGTVFATVADLFPDPKLRLRWLVFVTSAFGLANVVGPSLGGMLTQSASWRFVFFVNVPVGVASLLFVLRFVPPLRHLRKAGPVQLDWLGAFVVAATFGALQLLIELLPKEGVSTMTIVLMLVTVACGSTLWFWERRMGYPVVPIDMLLDRRLAALFAMSTLGGFALFSMVFYVPLLFQGGFGMSPHESGMLITPLLLGTSVGSVLNNRLVTRIPRANALMYIGFALFAASCLALVAITGHQPHYVWMLCMALSGLGLGLVATNLTICSQQLVARDHIGAVTALLQSLRIFGGMLGTAMTGALLSHLYVRGVHRSLDSYQATQWLQSFASPDLRVDHSQQAALIEHLIMAGHVGGPMMQAARLALIDSIHLGLALAAAAALIGLCLAWFVPAVRVVYPDDGAPEGATAAAGAAAGVAAAQASADGAAAQPE; via the coding sequence ATGATTCCCGCTATCGCCGCCTATGAGCCGGGCAGGCAGTTGCTGCCGTTTCGCGAATCGCTGCTAGCCATGCTCGGGATCGCGTTCGTCGCGATGCTCGTCGCACTCGATCAGACGATCGTCGGCACCGCGTTGCCGCGCATCGTCGCGGACCTCAAGGGGTTCGATCTATACGCATGGGTCGCGACGTCCTACATGCTCGCATCGGTCATCACGATTCCGATTTTCGGGCGCCTCGGCGACCTGTTCGGCCGCAAACCGTTTCTGATCGCCGCAATCTCGCTGTTTACCGGCGCCTCGGTGCTGTGCGGCATTGCCTCGAACATGCTGTTTCTCGTCATCGCGCGCGGCCTGCAAGGCATCGGCGGCGGCATTCTGATCGGCACGGTGTTCGCGACGGTCGCCGATCTGTTTCCGGATCCCAAACTGCGGCTGCGCTGGCTCGTGTTCGTCACGTCGGCGTTCGGGCTTGCGAATGTCGTTGGGCCGTCGCTTGGCGGCATGCTTACGCAGTCGGCGAGCTGGCGCTTCGTGTTTTTTGTCAACGTTCCGGTCGGCGTCGCGTCGCTGCTGTTCGTGCTGCGCTTCGTACCGCCGCTGCGGCACCTGCGCAAGGCGGGTCCGGTTCAGCTCGACTGGCTCGGCGCGTTCGTCGTCGCGGCGACGTTCGGCGCGTTGCAATTGCTGATCGAACTGCTGCCGAAGGAAGGCGTGAGCACGATGACGATCGTGCTGATGCTCGTGACCGTTGCATGCGGCAGCACGCTATGGTTCTGGGAAAGGCGCATGGGTTACCCGGTGGTGCCCATCGATATGCTGCTCGACCGGCGGCTTGCCGCGCTGTTTGCGATGTCCACGCTCGGGGGCTTCGCGCTGTTTTCGATGGTGTTTTATGTGCCGCTGCTATTTCAGGGCGGCTTTGGCATGTCGCCGCACGAATCGGGCATGCTGATCACGCCGCTGCTGCTCGGCACGTCGGTCGGCAGCGTGCTGAATAACCGGCTCGTCACGCGCATTCCGCGCGCGAACGCACTCATGTATATCGGCTTTGCGCTGTTTGCGGCGTCGTGTCTCGCGCTCGTCGCGATTACGGGCCATCAGCCGCATTACGTGTGGATGCTGTGCATGGCGCTGAGCGGCCTCGGCCTTGGGCTCGTCGCGACGAATCTGACGATCTGCTCGCAACAGCTCGTGGCGCGCGACCACATCGGCGCGGTGACAGCACTGCTGCAGTCGCTGCGGATTTTCGGCGGCATGCTCGGCACCGCGATGACGGGCGCGCTGTTGAGCCATCTCTATGTGCGCGGCGTGCATCGTTCGCTCGATTCGTATCAGGCGACGCAGTGGCTGCAGTCGTTCGCGAGCCCCGATTTGCGCGTCGACCATTCCCAGCAGGCCGCGCTGATCGAGCATCTGATCATGGCGGGGCACGTCGGCGGGCCGATGATGCAGGCGGCCCGCCTCGCGCTGATCGACTCGATTCATCTGGGTCTTGCGCTCGCGGCGGCAGCCGCGCTCATCGGGCTGTGCCTCGCGTGGTTCGTGCCGGCGGTGCGTGTCGTGTATCCGGACGACGGTGCGCCGGAAGGTGCGACGGCAGCGGCAGGCGCAGCAGCAGGCGTGGCGGCTGCGCAGGCATCCGCAGACGGGGCGGCGGCGCAGCCCGAATAG